One genomic window of Gracilinema caldarium DSM 7334 includes the following:
- a CDS encoding carbohydrate ABC transporter permease, giving the protein MSLVYITPLYWMVVTSLKGSQELTAFPPTIFPHTLVWKNYIDALEYIPFIRYFINSLILTTGATIGAVISNSLIAYGFSRIEWKGREVLFYVAISTMFIPFPVTLVALFDIFAKLRWINTYLPLIVPAFFGQAFYMFLIRQFLMGVPKEISDAARIDGANEFLIFSKVIIPLMKPAIAVVAIFTAVNAWNDFLTPLIYLQTPAMYPLSIGLQFFRAEHTVAFSLLMAASTMVVIPVIVLFLCFQRFFVEGITMGAVKG; this is encoded by the coding sequence ATGAGCCTGGTGTATATCACTCCGCTCTACTGGATGGTAGTTACATCTCTTAAGGGCTCTCAAGAATTAACTGCCTTTCCTCCAACTATTTTCCCCCATACCTTAGTATGGAAAAATTATATTGATGCGTTGGAATACATTCCCTTTATACGGTATTTTATCAATTCCCTTATCCTTACCACGGGAGCAACCATCGGTGCGGTTATTTCTAACTCCCTGATTGCTTATGGCTTTTCAAGGATTGAATGGAAAGGACGAGAAGTGCTTTTTTATGTAGCTATATCAACCATGTTCATTCCGTTCCCGGTTACCCTGGTCGCTCTTTTTGATATTTTTGCTAAATTACGCTGGATCAATACATATCTTCCCTTAATTGTCCCTGCTTTTTTTGGACAGGCTTTTTATATGTTTCTGATACGTCAGTTCTTAATGGGTGTCCCTAAGGAAATATCTGACGCGGCAAGAATCGACGGAGCTAATGAGTTTTTAATTTTCTCTAAAGTCATAATCCCTCTTATGAAACCTGCCATAGCAGTGGTTGCTATTTTTACTGCAGTAAATGCATGGAATGATTTCTTAACACCTCTTATTTATCTACAGACCCCTGCGATGTATCCCCTTTCTATTGGTTTACAATTTTTTAGGGCCGAACATACGGTCGCTTTCAGTCTTCTTATGGCGGCGTCTACCATGGTTGTTATCCCTGTGATTGTACTCTTTCTGTGTTTCCAAAGATTCTTTGTAGAGGGTATCACCATGGGAGCTGTAAAAGGGTAA
- a CDS encoding acid phosphatase: MLNKQCIQRIIGVIISTGLMFLLSTCISTYKLQNEITSSSNVIPSITSSNNFRSEFTVPPEPVGVGYEDSVPIPEGIPAYVDYGATNQRGLASMATLETNAGVRVLAGMLSIWAPRPAADGKVYVDAGVTTNAEGPFTAITPSVWSGIPGDSTDGTILDRAIHDANIAYVEKITLARTAEQELAAYLDDRRGKSISISDALGPLAKVWLEGTRQWTTITGIPSDAKSVKYDDKGVNRGISSDKGNTDLGKAVDLLNINSVDASTEPAKRYYKYARPYRWSKKVIVAPSLVPAQSSSPSTDGGFPSGHVAEAWRDALTVAWLIPQRFQEMVTRAYVMGENRMLAGVHSPLDVIGGRILALAQVAYNMNKSENMALAAEAYMQTQKWLMTKVGASNFNQLYEYAHTTDLSKDPYADRRLNKITCERLFAPGFTRINILQKAATVPKGAEVLLSTRFPYLTDTQRRAVLKSTAYPAGYPIMDDTEGWGRINLFSAADGYGAFDGDVDVTMNASLGGFNSKDSWRNNITGKGKLTKRGTGILELWGTNSYTGGTVVIDGVLRVCNQKALGSGDVFLKGGTIEGTSFSEVEILGSYVQTGGVLKINLDDHGNGQFLVKGTVFITNGKLSIKFTGKAPAQGTLLNVIITDNLLGHFDEAVVEGYPRSRVLYTSKGLSILVE; encoded by the coding sequence ATGTTAAATAAGCAATGTATACAGAGGATAATTGGTGTAATAATTAGTACTGGTCTGATGTTTTTATTAAGTACCTGTATAAGTACGTACAAACTGCAAAATGAAATCACTTCCTCTAGTAATGTTATTCCTTCTATAACCTCATCAAACAATTTTCGTTCTGAATTTACTGTCCCACCTGAGCCCGTAGGCGTCGGTTATGAAGATTCCGTCCCTATACCAGAGGGAATACCTGCATATGTAGATTATGGAGCCACTAATCAAAGAGGCTTAGCATCTATGGCAACTCTAGAGACTAATGCTGGAGTCAGGGTCCTTGCGGGTATGCTTTCTATCTGGGCACCGCGACCAGCAGCAGACGGTAAGGTTTATGTGGATGCGGGAGTTACTACAAATGCCGAAGGGCCTTTCACTGCAATTACCCCCTCAGTTTGGAGTGGTATTCCTGGGGACTCAACTGATGGTACAATTTTAGATAGAGCAATACACGATGCCAATATCGCTTATGTTGAGAAAATTACGTTAGCCCGTACTGCAGAACAAGAGCTTGCCGCTTACCTTGATGATAGGCGAGGCAAAAGTATCAGTATATCTGATGCTTTAGGACCACTCGCAAAGGTTTGGCTTGAAGGAACACGGCAGTGGACGACAATTACAGGGATTCCTTCAGATGCAAAGAGTGTTAAATATGATGATAAAGGTGTAAATCGCGGGATAAGCTCCGATAAGGGCAATACAGATCTTGGTAAGGCAGTAGATCTTTTAAACATTAATAGTGTAGATGCCTCAACAGAGCCGGCTAAGCGCTACTATAAATATGCAAGGCCTTATAGATGGAGTAAAAAGGTAATAGTTGCTCCCTCCCTTGTGCCTGCTCAAAGTTCTTCCCCCTCCACTGATGGTGGCTTCCCAAGTGGTCATGTTGCTGAAGCTTGGCGCGATGCCCTGACTGTTGCATGGCTTATTCCGCAGCGATTTCAAGAAATGGTAACTCGTGCTTATGTAATGGGTGAGAATAGAATGCTTGCAGGGGTTCACTCTCCCCTGGATGTGATAGGCGGTCGAATCTTAGCACTTGCTCAAGTAGCTTACAACATGAATAAAAGCGAGAATATGGCTTTAGCTGCTGAAGCCTATATGCAAACTCAAAAATGGCTTATGACAAAGGTAGGGGCTTCAAATTTTAATCAGTTGTATGAGTATGCCCATACCACGGATTTATCTAAGGATCCTTATGCAGATCGTAGGCTAAATAAAATTACCTGTGAACGGCTTTTTGCACCAGGTTTTACTAGAATAAATATCTTACAGAAAGCGGCTACGGTACCGAAAGGTGCTGAAGTATTACTTTCAACACGGTTTCCTTACCTTACTGATACTCAGAGAAGGGCTGTACTTAAATCAACTGCTTATCCTGCAGGTTATCCTATTATGGATGATACGGAAGGGTGGGGAAGGATAAATCTTTTTTCTGCAGCCGATGGATACGGAGCTTTCGATGGGGATGTTGATGTAACAATGAATGCCTCCCTTGGTGGATTTAATTCCAAAGATTCTTGGCGTAACAATATCACCGGTAAGGGTAAGTTAACAAAACGGGGGACTGGAATTCTGGAACTCTGGGGAACTAACAGCTATACAGGGGGGACTGTCGTTATCGATGGTGTTCTGCGTGTATGCAACCAAAAAGCTTTAGGTTCTGGGGATGTATTTTTGAAAGGAGGAACGATCGAAGGTACTTCTTTTTCAGAAGTAGAGATATTGGGCTCCTATGTCCAAACGGGGGGTGTTTTGAAAATTAATCTTGATGATCATGGTAATGGCCAATTTCTTGTTAAAGGAACTGTTTTCATAACGAATGGAAAACTCAGTATAAAGTTCACAGGCAAGGCACCTGCTCAAGGTACTCTACTCAACGTGATTATTACGGATAACTTGCTTGGTCATTTTGATGAAGCGGTTGTAGAGGGGTATCCTCGAAGCCGCGTTCTCTATACCTCCAAAGGGCTAAGCATACTAGTAGAGTAA
- a CDS encoding carbohydrate ABC transporter permease, with protein MSQSSRRNIRNGLIFVSPWILGFIVFQIYPIVYSLWLSFTRYSGFGKPIIIGFQNFHHLFKDPLFWKSAYNTLYYTILAVPIGVVVAIVLALAMNQKIKEVAIYRAILYIPSILPIFALSFVWVVFSNPRFGLLNLIGQKIGLPIIDWIGDARWNKLSLVLLAQLGAGGPALIFLAGIRAIPSELFDSAQIDGANVFQRFFNITLPLITPIILYDIILGLSHGLQIFTQAYIITGGGSSGSNTAGPDNSLLFYVFYVYKSAFQYTQMGYASALVWIFFIISMGIALMVFRWAKAWVNYDVE; from the coding sequence ATGAGCCAATCATCGCGCCGAAATATACGGAATGGGCTGATTTTTGTTAGTCCATGGATCTTAGGTTTTATAGTGTTTCAAATCTATCCAATAGTATATTCTCTTTGGTTAAGTTTTACCCGTTACTCAGGCTTTGGGAAACCTATCATTATTGGCTTTCAGAATTTTCATCACCTTTTTAAAGATCCTCTCTTCTGGAAATCCGCGTATAATACACTTTATTATACCATATTAGCGGTTCCTATTGGAGTAGTTGTGGCAATAGTACTTGCCCTCGCTATGAATCAAAAAATTAAAGAAGTTGCAATTTATCGTGCTATACTTTATATCCCTTCCATATTACCGATCTTTGCTCTTTCGTTTGTTTGGGTTGTCTTTTCAAATCCCCGTTTTGGACTTCTTAATTTGATTGGGCAAAAAATAGGTCTACCAATAATCGATTGGATTGGAGATGCCAGATGGAATAAATTATCACTTGTATTACTTGCTCAGCTGGGAGCAGGGGGGCCAGCGCTTATTTTTTTAGCGGGTATTAGGGCTATTCCTTCTGAGCTTTTTGATTCTGCACAAATTGATGGAGCAAATGTGTTTCAACGATTTTTTAATATTACCCTTCCCCTGATTACACCCATAATTTTATACGATATCATTCTTGGTTTAAGTCACGGGCTTCAGATATTTACCCAAGCGTATATTATAACCGGTGGAGGTAGTAGTGGATCCAATACTGCGGGTCCTGATAACTCGCTTCTTTTCTATGTCTTCTATGTGTATAAATCTGCTTTCCAGTATACCCAAATGGGGTACGCTTCGGCCTTGGTATGGATATTTTTTATCATTAGTATGGGGATCGCCCTTATGGTATTTCGATGGGCAAAGGCCTGGGTTAATTATGATGTCGAATAG
- a CDS encoding GntR family transcriptional regulator gives MDQTLWPLYQKIYNQLVNDIKSGKYLPGARLPSEKELSDQYGVSRITSKKALEKLEDAGLIERVAGKGSFVRNVELSDKKSSSSSLSTDSLIGVILADFADSFGTRLLYWIESRCRELGYSIVLRRSQDDKSLEEQSIQELLRLGVKGIIIMPVHGEFYSETILRLILDKFPLVFVDRQLEGLEASFVGTDCVAAAQRGVDYLFELGHRSISFISPKSTHTSTIEARLDGFVRSHAEHGIAIDRDILMTDLEMIVSLDYVKIKHEKDILRVQEFLSSHKEISAVVADEFNVALVVHEAARRIGLDVPGDLSILCFDYPYFSPGPILYTHIRQYEDRMGSIAAEMIVKKINENGPVEKILLPFDLVYGLSTASIT, from the coding sequence ATGGATCAAACATTATGGCCTTTGTACCAAAAAATTTACAATCAACTAGTTAACGATATAAAATCTGGAAAATATCTCCCTGGAGCAAGGTTACCATCGGAAAAAGAGCTGTCTGATCAATATGGAGTGAGCAGAATAACCAGTAAAAAAGCGTTAGAAAAGTTAGAGGATGCGGGGCTTATAGAACGGGTGGCTGGCAAGGGATCTTTTGTCAGGAATGTAGAATTATCTGATAAAAAATCTTCCAGTTCATCTTTGAGTACGGATTCTTTGATAGGAGTTATTTTAGCTGACTTTGCAGATTCTTTTGGAACCAGATTACTGTATTGGATTGAAAGCCGTTGTCGAGAGTTAGGATATTCAATTGTTTTACGTAGATCTCAGGATGATAAGAGTCTAGAAGAGCAATCGATCCAAGAATTGCTGCGTTTAGGGGTTAAGGGCATTATAATTATGCCAGTGCATGGAGAATTTTATAGCGAAACTATACTTCGTTTGATTTTGGATAAATTTCCGCTTGTTTTTGTGGATCGACAACTAGAAGGTCTTGAAGCTTCGTTTGTAGGGACCGATTGCGTGGCTGCCGCACAACGGGGTGTAGATTACCTCTTTGAATTAGGGCACCGTTCTATTTCATTTATATCACCTAAAAGTACTCATACATCCACAATCGAAGCGCGGTTAGATGGCTTTGTTCGGAGTCATGCAGAACATGGAATTGCGATCGATAGAGATATTTTAATGACCGATTTGGAAATGATTGTGAGTCTAGATTATGTAAAAATAAAGCATGAGAAAGATATCCTCCGAGTCCAAGAATTCTTATCTTCCCATAAAGAAATTAGTGCAGTGGTTGCCGACGAATTTAATGTTGCATTGGTAGTTCATGAAGCTGCGCGAAGAATTGGGCTGGACGTCCCCGGGGATCTTTCGATTCTTTGTTTCGATTATCCCTATTTTTCGCCAGGACCAATTTTATATACCCATATTCGGCAATACGAAGATAGGATGGGTTCTATCGCTGCGGAGATGATTGTAAAAAAGATTAACGAAAATGGACCAGTAGAAAAAATACTTCTTCCCTTTGATCTGGTATATGGGCTTTCAACTGCTAGTATAACATGA
- a CDS encoding ABC transporter substrate-binding protein: MKRIISIVMVLIVGGALVFASGQKETGDGTQSTKPEKIVYWTSMTPPESIVLKEMVDTYNKTHSGVIVEFVQVPGSETDISKLMTAVRGGTGPDVYQLDRFTVAQRAAAGVLEDLTAMVQKNDANLSSKYLPFAWAETQYKGRTYALPFDTDARVLYYNKDMIKAAGFDPEIFNPKNGPLTIDQIKQIAQKIDKTDANGNYTQVGFIPYDTTYSQGWHYTWGFVFGGKFADLNAMKVTPTNPGVVKAFQFMKDWAAMMGPQKVQTFISTYAPPNPPPEQHPFLIGKVSMMVSGDWVLNSIKQYAPNLNYGVTYIPIPEKGASPQTWSGGWSFVIPKGSKHVAAAYDFISWMAGPEGQKMYIIGTSHMPTYKALVDDDALYEGDHKFFKQLLTNSNSRPPLPVGGLYWDALTQAQNAVTLKQADPVQVLQQAYDTVQPQLDQVK, from the coding sequence ATGAAAAGAATCATTTCTATCGTCATGGTACTCATTGTTGGCGGAGCACTGGTATTTGCCAGTGGTCAAAAGGAAACTGGGGACGGAACACAATCTACAAAGCCCGAAAAGATTGTATATTGGACTTCTATGACCCCGCCAGAATCAATAGTTTTAAAAGAGATGGTAGATACCTATAATAAAACTCATTCTGGTGTGATTGTTGAATTTGTTCAGGTCCCTGGTTCTGAAACAGATATCTCAAAATTAATGACCGCAGTTCGGGGTGGCACTGGACCGGATGTGTATCAGCTTGATAGATTCACCGTAGCACAGCGGGCAGCGGCAGGGGTTCTAGAAGATCTTACGGCGATGGTACAGAAAAATGATGCTAATCTTTCTTCCAAGTATCTTCCTTTTGCGTGGGCCGAAACTCAGTACAAAGGTCGTACCTATGCCCTCCCCTTTGATACGGATGCCAGGGTCTTATATTATAATAAAGACATGATCAAAGCAGCAGGCTTTGATCCAGAAATATTTAATCCAAAGAATGGCCCCCTCACTATAGATCAAATTAAGCAGATTGCTCAGAAGATTGATAAGACCGACGCGAACGGAAACTATACCCAGGTTGGGTTTATTCCCTACGATACTACTTATTCGCAGGGGTGGCATTATACCTGGGGGTTTGTGTTTGGCGGCAAATTTGCTGATCTTAATGCCATGAAAGTTACCCCCACCAATCCTGGTGTGGTAAAGGCTTTTCAGTTTATGAAAGACTGGGCAGCTATGATGGGACCACAGAAAGTTCAGACGTTTATTAGTACCTATGCTCCTCCAAATCCTCCACCGGAACAGCATCCCTTTTTAATCGGTAAAGTTTCGATGATGGTTTCTGGCGATTGGGTATTGAATTCAATTAAGCAATATGCTCCTAACTTGAATTATGGTGTTACCTATATACCTATTCCAGAAAAAGGTGCGTCTCCTCAAACATGGTCAGGTGGTTGGTCGTTTGTAATTCCTAAGGGGTCAAAACATGTGGCGGCGGCTTATGATTTTATTTCCTGGATGGCAGGTCCCGAAGGTCAGAAGATGTATATAATTGGTACTTCTCACATGCCTACATATAAGGCTCTGGTAGATGATGATGCGCTTTACGAGGGTGATCATAAATTCTTTAAACAGCTTTTAACGAATTCTAATAGCCGGCCACCCCTCCCTGTAGGAGGATTGTATTGGGATGCCTTGACTCAAGCACAGAACGCGGTAACCTTGAAGCAAGCGGATCCAGTACAAGTTTTACAACAAGCCTATGATACAGTACAGCCCCAGTTGGATCAGGTAAAATAA